A section of the Mergibacter septicus genome encodes:
- the uvrC gene encoding excinuclease ABC subunit UvrC has protein sequence MSKFEPKQFLADVSTQPGVYRMYDQQGNVIYVGKAKNLKKRLSSYFRKNLSSKKTSALVSAIANIDTTITHSETEALLLEHNYIKQYQPKYNVLLRDDKSYPYILLTKERHPKIGAFRGSKKIAGEYFGPYPNVSAVREALALIQKLFPIRQCENTVYNNRSRPCLQYQIKRCLAPCVDGYVSDETYQQQVEFTRLFLEGKDQQVLDHLIEKMEKASQALDFEQAARFRDQIQAVRSVIEKQFISNDHLDDIDLIAIAYRQGLACVQVLFIRQGKVLGNRSYFPKMPPNTDLNELTETFVGQFYLQAHQGRTIPSTIILDHSLAEKNTLETLLSEQAGHKVQIQDKTKGNKSRYLKLAQTNAKVALITRLKQLGNQQQRYQELQKVLGLEQINLMECFDISHTLGEHTVASCVVFGNEGPLKSDYRRFNLTNTNGDDYLAMEQALLKRYDKSLDPSKIPDIIFIDGGKGQLNRALAVFAQLEVDWDKNTPILIGVAKGVDRKAGLETLIISHQGIELHLPSDSPALHLIQHIRDEAHNHAISGHRKKRQKAFTQSGLESIQGVGSKRRQALLKYLGGMQGVRSATIDEIASVPGISRALAERIVDTLKD, from the coding sequence AAAAAACTTAAAAAAAAGGCTCTCAAGCTATTTTCGTAAAAATTTAAGTAGTAAAAAAACCTCAGCGTTGGTCTCTGCTATCGCCAACATTGATACTACAATCACCCATTCTGAAACTGAAGCCTTACTGCTTGAACATAATTATATTAAGCAATACCAGCCAAAATATAATGTGTTATTACGAGATGATAAATCCTACCCTTATATTTTACTAACGAAAGAACGCCATCCTAAAATAGGGGCGTTTCGTGGAAGTAAAAAAATTGCTGGTGAATATTTTGGTCCTTATCCAAATGTTTCTGCCGTGCGTGAAGCATTAGCCTTAATCCAAAAACTCTTTCCTATTCGTCAATGTGAAAACACGGTATATAACAACCGTTCACGGCCTTGTTTGCAGTACCAAATTAAACGTTGCCTTGCCCCTTGTGTTGATGGTTATGTAAGTGATGAAACCTACCAGCAACAAGTTGAATTTACTCGATTATTCTTAGAAGGAAAGGATCAACAAGTCCTAGATCATCTGATCGAAAAAATGGAAAAAGCAAGCCAAGCATTAGATTTTGAACAAGCCGCCCGCTTTCGAGATCAAATTCAAGCAGTACGTAGTGTCATTGAAAAACAATTTATCAGTAATGATCATCTCGATGATATTGACCTAATTGCAATCGCTTATCGTCAAGGATTGGCTTGTGTTCAAGTTCTATTTATTCGTCAAGGAAAAGTTCTTGGTAATCGTAGCTATTTTCCCAAAATGCCACCCAATACCGATCTCAATGAATTAACTGAAACCTTTGTCGGACAATTTTACCTACAAGCACATCAGGGACGAACAATTCCAAGTACAATTATCCTTGATCATTCACTGGCAGAAAAAAATACGTTAGAAACACTCCTTAGCGAACAGGCTGGGCATAAAGTCCAAATTCAAGATAAAACGAAGGGGAATAAATCTCGTTATTTAAAACTCGCACAAACCAATGCGAAGGTTGCGTTAATTACACGGTTAAAACAGTTAGGCAATCAACAACAACGTTACCAAGAGCTACAAAAAGTACTAGGTTTAGAGCAAATTAATCTAATGGAATGCTTTGATATTAGCCATACCTTAGGTGAACATACCGTAGCATCTTGTGTGGTATTTGGTAATGAAGGTCCATTAAAATCAGACTACCGCCGTTTTAACCTTACAAATACCAATGGTGATGACTATCTTGCTATGGAACAAGCCCTGTTAAAACGTTACGATAAATCTCTCGATCCAAGTAAAATACCCGATATTATCTTTATTGATGGTGGCAAAGGGCAATTAAATCGAGCATTAGCAGTATTTGCTCAATTAGAAGTAGATTGGGATAAAAACACCCCGATATTAATCGGGGTAGCCAAAGGTGTTGATCGAAAAGCAGGTTTAGAAACGCTGATTATTAGTCATCAAGGTATTGAATTACATCTTCCAAGCGATAGTCCAGCATTACATCTTATTCAACATATCCGTGATGAAGCCCATAATCACGCAATTTCAGGACATCGTAAAAAACGCCAAAAAGCCTTTACCCAAAGCGGTTTAGAAAGTATTCAAGGGGTGGGCAGTAAACGTCGTCAAGCTCTCCTAAAATACTTAGGTGGTATGCAAGGCGTACGTTCAGCTACTATTGATGAAATTGCATCAGTACCCGGTATTTCACGGGCATTAGCAGAACGGATTGTTGACACGCTTAAAGATTAA
- the ettA gene encoding energy-dependent translational throttle protein EttA, whose amino-acid sequence MSSQFVYTMHRVGKVVPPKRHILKDISLSFFPGAKIGVLGLNGAGKSTLLRIMAGVDKEFEGEARPQPGIKIGYLPQEPKLEPQQTVREAVEEAVAEVKNALTRLDEVYALYADPEADFDKLAAEQATLEAIIQAHDGHNLQNQLERAADALRLPDWEAKIEHLSGGERRRVALCRLLLEKPDMLLLDEPTNHLDAESVAWLERFLHDYEGTVVAITHDRYFLDNVAGWILELDRGEGIPWEGNYSSWLEQKEKRLAQEAATESARQKSIEKELEWVRQNPKGRQAKSKARMARFEELNNSEYQKRNETNELFIPPGPRLGDKVIEVKNLTKAYGDRTLIDDLSFSIPKGSIVGIIGANGAGKSTLFRMLSGQEQPDSGSITLGETVVLASVDQFRDKMDDKKTVWEEVSGGLDIMKIGNFEIPSRAYVGRFNFKGVDQQKRVGELSGGERGRIHLAKLLQRGGNVLLLDEPTNDLDVETLRALENAILEFPGCAMVISHDRWFLDRIATHILDYGDEGKVTFYEGNFSDYEEWKKKTFGADALQPHRIKYKRIAK is encoded by the coding sequence ATGTCATCTCAATTTGTTTATACTATGCACAGAGTGGGAAAAGTTGTACCACCTAAGCGTCATATTTTAAAAGATATTTCATTAAGTTTTTTTCCGGGTGCCAAAATCGGAGTTTTAGGTCTCAATGGTGCGGGTAAATCGACCTTATTACGCATTATGGCAGGCGTAGATAAGGAATTTGAGGGGGAAGCACGCCCACAACCGGGTATAAAAATTGGTTATTTACCTCAAGAACCAAAATTAGAACCTCAACAAACCGTAAGAGAAGCCGTTGAAGAAGCGGTTGCTGAAGTCAAAAATGCTTTAACTCGCCTTGATGAAGTCTATGCCCTTTATGCCGATCCAGAGGCTGATTTTGATAAATTAGCGGCTGAACAAGCGACTTTAGAAGCGATTATCCAAGCCCACGATGGTCATAATTTGCAAAATCAGTTAGAACGTGCAGCAGATGCGTTACGTTTACCAGACTGGGAAGCTAAAATTGAACACTTATCTGGTGGTGAACGCCGTCGTGTTGCTTTATGTCGTTTATTACTCGAAAAACCAGATATGTTATTACTTGATGAACCAACCAACCACTTAGATGCAGAATCTGTCGCTTGGCTTGAACGTTTCCTACACGATTATGAAGGAACAGTAGTCGCTATTACCCACGACCGTTATTTCTTAGATAATGTTGCAGGTTGGATCTTAGAACTTGACCGTGGAGAAGGTATCCCTTGGGAAGGTAACTATTCTTCTTGGTTAGAACAAAAAGAAAAACGCCTTGCACAAGAAGCTGCTACTGAGTCAGCTCGTCAAAAATCAATTGAAAAAGAATTAGAATGGGTACGTCAAAATCCAAAAGGACGGCAAGCGAAAAGTAAAGCTCGTATGGCACGTTTTGAAGAACTTAATAACAGTGAATATCAAAAACGTAACGAAACCAATGAACTCTTTATTCCACCGGGTCCACGCTTAGGGGATAAAGTCATTGAAGTGAAAAACTTAACAAAAGCTTATGGCGACCGAACACTAATTGATGATCTCTCTTTCAGTATTCCAAAAGGCTCGATTGTCGGGATTATCGGTGCAAATGGTGCAGGTAAATCTACTCTATTTCGTATGCTTTCTGGACAAGAACAACCAGACAGCGGTAGTATCACCTTAGGAGAAACAGTGGTCTTGGCTTCTGTTGATCAATTCCGTGATAAGATGGATGATAAAAAAACAGTCTGGGAAGAAGTCTCAGGTGGATTAGATATCATGAAAATTGGTAACTTTGAAATTCCTAGTCGTGCCTATGTTGGGCGTTTCAATTTTAAAGGGGTTGATCAACAAAAACGTGTCGGTGAACTCTCTGGTGGAGAACGTGGTCGTATTCATTTAGCTAAACTGTTACAACGTGGTGGTAATGTATTATTGCTTGACGAACCAACCAATGATCTTGATGTGGAAACTTTACGTGCATTAGAAAATGCGATCTTGGAATTCCCGGGTTGTGCAATGGTGATTTCACACGACCGTTGGTTCTTAGATCGTATCGCTACACATATTTTAGACTATGGCGATGAAGGAAAAGTAACCTTCTATGAAGGGAATTTCTCTGATTATGAAGAATGGAAGAAGAAAACCTTTGGTGCAGATGCCCTCCAACCGCATCGGATTAAATACAAACGTATTGCTAAATAA
- the selD gene encoding selenide, water dikinase SelD: protein MNETIRLTQYSHGAGCGCKISPQVLATILQTKQQTFLDPNLLVGNETKDDAAVYDLGNGIGIVSTTDFFMPIVDDPFQFGQIAATNAISDIYAMGGKPIMAIAILGFPINKLPAEVAQQIVEGGRYACQQAGISLAGGHSIDAPEPIFGLAVTGTVAIERVKQNNTATAGCQLFLTKPLGIGVLTTAEKKGKLKVEHQGLAAQTMCKLNQIGAEFAQVKAVRAMTDVTGFGLAGHLLEMCEGANLRAEVNFNNLVVLEGVRDYIDQGCVPGGTERNFASYGQQLGEMTAVEKAILCDPQTSGGLLIAVEAQAITEVEALAKYHQIELIPVGRLFAEDEKFARIELV from the coding sequence ATGAATGAAACTATTCGTTTAACTCAATATAGTCACGGGGCTGGGTGTGGTTGTAAGATTTCTCCACAGGTATTAGCAACAATTTTACAAACTAAGCAGCAAACATTTTTGGATCCTAACTTATTAGTTGGGAATGAAACCAAAGATGATGCCGCTGTGTATGATCTTGGCAATGGTATAGGAATTGTAAGTACCACAGATTTTTTTATGCCGATTGTTGATGATCCTTTTCAGTTTGGGCAAATAGCGGCAACCAATGCAATTAGTGATATCTATGCAATGGGTGGAAAACCAATAATGGCGATAGCGATTTTAGGTTTTCCAATCAACAAATTACCAGCAGAAGTGGCACAACAAATAGTTGAGGGGGGGCGTTATGCTTGTCAACAAGCGGGGATTAGTTTAGCAGGAGGGCATTCAATTGATGCACCCGAACCTATTTTTGGATTGGCTGTTACAGGTACGGTAGCGATTGAACGAGTAAAACAAAATAATACCGCTACGGCTGGTTGTCAGTTATTTTTAACCAAACCATTGGGAATTGGGGTGCTGACTACCGCAGAAAAAAAAGGAAAATTAAAAGTAGAACATCAAGGATTAGCTGCTCAGACGATGTGTAAACTCAACCAGATTGGTGCTGAGTTTGCTCAAGTGAAAGCGGTTAGAGCAATGACTGATGTAACAGGATTTGGCTTAGCAGGGCATTTATTAGAAATGTGTGAAGGGGCTAATTTACGGGCAGAAGTTAACTTTAATAATTTAGTCGTTTTAGAGGGAGTACGAGATTATATTGACCAAGGCTGTGTTCCGGGGGGAACAGAGCGAAACTTTGCAAGTTACGGGCAACAACTTGGAGAGATGACAGCGGTAGAGAAAGCGATTTTATGCGATCCACAAACATCAGGTGGCTTGTTAATTGCGGTTGAAGCACAAGCCATCACAGAAGTAGAGGCGTTAGCAAAATACCACCAGATCGAATTAATTCCAGTTGGACGTTTATTTGCAGAAGATGAAAAATTTGCTCGTATTGAATTAGTTTAA
- the oppB gene encoding oligopeptide ABC transporter permease OppB: protein MFKLIFRRFLQAIPTLFILITVSFFLMRLSPGSPFSSERNYPPEVIANIEAKYHFNEPLYKQYFLYLKDLAHGDFGPSFKYKDYTVNQLIANSFPVSIKLGSIAFTFALILGITAGIIAALKQNKWLDYVIMTFSMTGVVIPSFVLAPLMVLLFAIKWKVLPAGGWNGGQPIYMVLPVLALSIGYIASIARIMRGSMIEILHSNFIRTAKAKGLPMQRIILKHALRPALLPIVSVLGPAFVGVITGSIVIESIFGIPGIGQLFVNGALNRDYSLVMTLTILVGTLTIFFNAVVDILYAVIDPKIRY, encoded by the coding sequence ATGTTTAAACTGATTTTTCGGCGTTTTTTACAAGCCATACCAACTTTATTTATTTTAATTACAGTTTCATTCTTTCTAATGCGACTTTCTCCGGGTAGCCCTTTTTCTAGCGAACGAAACTACCCACCTGAAGTGATTGCAAATATTGAAGCGAAATACCATTTTAACGAACCACTTTATAAGCAATATTTTCTTTATTTAAAAGATCTTGCTCACGGGGATTTTGGTCCTTCCTTTAAATATAAGGATTATACCGTTAATCAATTAATCGCAAATTCATTCCCTGTTTCAATTAAATTAGGCTCTATTGCTTTTACATTTGCATTAATTTTAGGCATAACCGCTGGCATCATTGCCGCATTAAAACAAAATAAATGGTTGGATTATGTCATTATGACTTTCTCAATGACAGGCGTTGTCATTCCAAGCTTTGTACTAGCACCACTAATGGTTTTACTCTTTGCTATAAAATGGAAAGTACTTCCCGCTGGTGGTTGGAATGGTGGGCAACCTATCTATATGGTTTTACCTGTACTAGCCCTCTCTATCGGCTATATCGCAAGTATTGCTAGAATTATGCGTGGTTCAATGATTGAAATCTTACATTCTAATTTTATCCGTACTGCCAAAGCGAAAGGTTTACCTATGCAACGGATTATCTTAAAACACGCTCTTAGACCAGCTTTATTACCGATAGTCTCTGTTCTTGGTCCTGCTTTTGTTGGTGTTATCACGGGTTCAATTGTCATTGAAAGTATTTTTGGTATCCCGGGTATTGGACAATTATTCGTCAACGGAGCTTTAAATCGAGATTACTCTTTAGTAATGACCTTAACTATTTTAGTCGGTACATTAACTATTTTCTTCAATGCGGTAGTAGATATTCTCTATGCCGTTATTGATCCAAAAATTCGTTATTAA
- the oppC gene encoding oligopeptide ABC transporter permease OppC, translated as MLKQKENSELLEKVSQQLENVEGRSLWQDARRRFFHNKAAVISLFILFLIVLFVTFTPSLIPFSYDETDWNMLTTPPDFASMHYFGTDPSGRDLLVRVAIGGRISLLVGIAGAFIAVLVGTLYGATAGYIGGKTDAIMMRFLEILYSFPFMFFVILLVTFFGQNIFLIFVAIGMVSWLDMARIVRGQTLSLKRKEFIEAAIVCGVPPRQIVWRHIVPNVLGVVVVYASLLVPGMILFESFLSFLGLGTQEPLSSWGALLNDGANSMESAPWLLIFPAFFLVITLFCFNFIGDGLRDALDPKDR; from the coding sequence ATGTTAAAACAAAAAGAAAACAGCGAATTACTTGAAAAAGTAAGTCAACAATTAGAAAACGTCGAAGGACGGAGTCTCTGGCAAGATGCCAGACGGCGTTTTTTTCACAATAAAGCAGCAGTGATTAGTCTTTTCATTCTCTTTTTGATTGTCTTGTTTGTTACTTTTACACCATCCCTGATCCCTTTCAGCTATGATGAAACGGATTGGAATATGCTTACCACTCCACCTGATTTTGCCAGTATGCACTATTTTGGGACAGATCCCTCTGGACGTGATCTATTAGTACGAGTTGCTATCGGAGGGAGAATTTCTCTTCTTGTTGGTATCGCTGGCGCATTTATTGCCGTTTTAGTTGGTACACTTTATGGGGCAACGGCTGGTTACATTGGGGGAAAAACAGATGCAATTATGATGCGGTTTTTAGAAATTCTTTACTCATTCCCCTTTATGTTTTTCGTGATCCTATTAGTTACTTTCTTTGGGCAAAACATTTTCCTTATCTTTGTTGCAATTGGAATGGTTTCTTGGCTAGATATGGCTAGGATTGTTCGAGGGCAAACCTTAAGTTTAAAACGTAAAGAATTTATTGAAGCTGCAATTGTGTGTGGTGTACCACCACGTCAAATTGTGTGGCGACATATTGTACCAAACGTACTTGGCGTTGTTGTGGTGTACGCTTCATTATTAGTACCGGGAATGATTTTATTTGAATCTTTCTTGAGTTTCTTAGGGTTAGGCACGCAAGAACCACTAAGTAGTTGGGGAGCATTGCTTAATGATGGAGCAAACTCAATGGAAAGTGCACCTTGGCTATTAATTTTCCCCGCCTTTTTTCTAGTAATAACCTTATTCTGTTTTAACTTTATCGGCGATGGATTACGTGACGCCCTTGATCCTAAAGATCGTTAA
- the pgsA gene encoding CDP-diacylglycerol--glycerol-3-phosphate 3-phosphatidyltransferase, translated as MKLNFPTILTLFRVILIPFFILLSYLSFDWTPFGTALIFFIAAVTDWFDGYLARKWKQTTRFGAFLDPVADKVMVAAALVLVVEHYHSFWITLPAIIMVSREIIISALREWMAELGNRNTVAVSWLGKVKTTAQMIALIGLLWRYNPTMEILAIIALYIAVILTIWSMLQYLNLAKDDLLS; from the coding sequence ATGAAACTAAACTTTCCAACTATCTTGACCCTTTTTAGAGTCATTTTAATTCCTTTTTTTATTCTATTATCTTATCTTTCATTTGATTGGACACCCTTTGGCACGGCATTAATTTTCTTTATTGCAGCAGTTACTGATTGGTTCGATGGCTATCTTGCCAGAAAATGGAAACAAACCACCCGTTTTGGTGCTTTTCTTGATCCTGTTGCGGATAAAGTTATGGTCGCTGCAGCATTGGTATTAGTCGTTGAACACTACCACAGTTTTTGGATCACCTTACCTGCCATTATTATGGTCTCACGTGAAATTATTATTTCTGCTCTGAGAGAATGGATGGCTGAATTAGGGAATAGAAACACAGTGGCAGTTTCATGGTTAGGTAAAGTGAAAACCACTGCTCAAATGATTGCACTCATCGGCCTACTTTGGCGTTACAACCCAACGATGGAAATCCTTGCCATCATCGCACTTTATATCGCCGTCATCCTTACTATTTGGTCAATGTTACAATATTTAAACTTAGCCAAAGATGATCTTTTAAGTTAA
- a CDS encoding ABC transporter substrate-binding protein, translating into MTNKRTNKFARLLLSLAIAATFTTTFQTANAAVVPAGTHLAQQQSITLNIGDNPATFDPQKAEGAPEGDIARQLFETLVISDDKGHILPAAATAWEHSPDFKTWTFHLRPDAKWSNGDPVTAEDFVYGWQRLADPKTASPYSSYLDFLKLENADDVIQGKKPVTALGVEAKDPQTLVLHLSESVPYADKLTELYVLSPANKKVIEKYGDAWTKPENIVGNGAFKLKSATLNEKYVLEPNTYYWDNKNTVLQKITFLPISSPATSFSRYRAGELDVSSFPIEAWKNVKKDYQDQLNIAPVLCTYYYEINNKKAPFNDVRVRKALALAFQPEIITDKILGQGQIPAYQFTPAATDGAEKIQPAEWKNWSRAERNAEALKLLQQAGYNKSNPLKINLLYNTSESHKQLALAADSFWKKNLNGAVKVTLENQEWKTYLDTKHQGNFDVARAGWCADYNEASTFLTYFLSNSGNNTSFYQNKDYDNLIAQAYKANSDDERAAYYAKAEQLLNKDVPIIPVYHYVSVALIKPYVKGYSINNPIASRYLKDVYIIQR; encoded by the coding sequence ATGACAAACAAACGAACAAACAAATTTGCTCGATTACTATTAAGTCTGGCAATTGCAGCAACCTTTACTACCACTTTCCAAACTGCGAATGCGGCAGTTGTTCCTGCTGGTACTCACCTTGCACAACAACAAAGTATCACCTTAAATATTGGCGATAACCCAGCCACTTTTGATCCACAAAAAGCTGAAGGTGCACCTGAAGGTGATATAGCTCGTCAACTGTTTGAAACCTTAGTAATTTCTGACGATAAAGGACATATCCTACCTGCTGCTGCAACTGCTTGGGAACATAGCCCTGATTTCAAAACTTGGACATTCCATTTACGCCCAGATGCAAAATGGTCAAATGGTGATCCTGTTACAGCAGAAGATTTCGTTTATGGTTGGCAACGTTTAGCCGATCCAAAAACGGCTTCACCTTATTCATCTTATCTAGATTTTTTAAAACTTGAAAATGCAGATGATGTTATTCAAGGTAAAAAGCCTGTAACAGCTTTAGGGGTTGAAGCAAAAGACCCACAAACACTCGTCTTGCACTTAAGTGAAAGTGTTCCTTATGCAGATAAATTAACAGAACTTTATGTATTATCTCCAGCAAACAAAAAAGTCATTGAGAAATATGGCGATGCTTGGACAAAACCTGAGAATATCGTTGGTAATGGTGCATTCAAATTAAAATCTGCTACATTAAATGAAAAATATGTTTTAGAACCTAATACTTACTATTGGGATAACAAAAATACTGTTTTACAAAAAATCACTTTCTTACCAATTTCTTCTCCAGCAACTTCGTTTTCTCGCTACCGTGCGGGTGAATTAGATGTTAGCAGTTTTCCAATCGAAGCTTGGAAAAATGTAAAAAAAGATTATCAAGATCAATTGAATATTGCTCCAGTATTATGTACCTACTATTATGAAATTAATAACAAAAAAGCCCCATTTAATGATGTTAGAGTACGTAAAGCCCTAGCACTTGCTTTTCAACCTGAAATTATTACCGATAAAATTTTAGGACAAGGACAAATCCCAGCATATCAATTTACCCCTGCGGCAACCGATGGTGCTGAAAAAATCCAACCTGCAGAATGGAAAAACTGGAGTCGTGCTGAACGTAACGCTGAGGCTCTCAAACTCCTTCAACAAGCGGGTTATAATAAAAGTAATCCTCTAAAAATTAACTTGTTATACAACACCTCTGAAAGCCATAAACAATTAGCACTGGCAGCTGATTCATTCTGGAAGAAAAATTTAAATGGTGCAGTTAAAGTAACATTAGAAAATCAAGAATGGAAAACTTATCTTGATACAAAACACCAAGGTAACTTCGATGTTGCTCGGGCTGGCTGGTGTGCTGACTATAACGAAGCCAGTACATTCTTAACCTATTTCCTATCAAACAGTGGTAATAATACGTCTTTCTATCAAAATAAAGACTATGATAATTTAATCGCACAAGCATACAAAGCTAACTCAGACGATGAACGTGCAGCATACTATGCTAAAGCTGAACAACTACTCAATAAAGATGTACCTATTATTCCAGTCTATCACTATGTGAGTGTTGCATTAATTAAACCTTATGTAAAAGGGTATAGTATAAACAATCCTATTGCATCTCGTTATCTAAAAGATGTTTATATTATTCAGCGCTAA